The DNA region aagatttagataggttcggactgccgagagcgtaataccctacgtcctgtgtggtggtttgtattatcTTAGATGTGTATATCTTtcaaggggtccctgcccgcccttatatagtctgggggataaGATTTTATGAAAAttctagccagatacgagcttaAGAGCCCTACCCAAGTActattcgggtagtttccttctattccaactagttctactaagccaactagttctactaaggtacgagtagttacaactgataTAGTGCGTGGACCATATTGTTATTGAGCTCGTGGCTCCTCTCCACCTCCGGCACCGGAAGCGTCGCCGGATGCGAGGAAGAGCCGGCGAGATCGACGCTGGGAACGGAATCGCTTGTTCGCCGTACGCGAGCACAGGTGGAGGAGAGATTGGCAGGGGCTCTTGTGTTGATGGGTCACGGCCCATTATAGCCAACATTTCACTGACGGGTCACGGCCCATTTCACTACGGCAAAAAAAACGCCGTACAAAAGGATGATCGCGCGGTCGGCGCAGATCGCGGCCGAGACGGCTCTTCGCTGCTGAACGCGGCGGCACCACGGTCCACGATGGCGAGCGAGCCCATGAACTCAGGGATGAGGAGGGTCTCGTTATGCACGGCCGGCGCGCTAATCAACCGTATCCCCGCCTCGCCGCGGCCCTCCGTCCTTTCTGCCCCGTCCCCAACCGCCGACCATGTGGCCACTTCGCTGCCTCTCGTGGTCCCACGTGGGgtccttccccctctctcctcttatCCCGCCatgcttctcctcctcctcctcctgagCCCTTACTTTGTTAATCCTGCAACTGGGAGGCCCTGCTCGCGATTCCTTCGACATTACAGCATGAAAAAAGAGTTGCCCATGCATTACTTAATGGAGCTGCAGTCTCTCTTAGGGATTAATCATGCACACGCATCATCATATCCAGCATGGAGCTCTACCTGCTATCTTCTATCGCAACATGCTGAATGGCGCCCGCCCGATTGTCAATGCTTTGACATGGCGCCTCGCAGATTGCATGAACGCCATGTGAGCTTAGCTAGCTAGCGGTAGCATCGGAGGGCCGCCGGGGGCCGGGCAATCACCGCCCTATATTCCCTGCCAACGACCATCATTCCGATCATTCCCTGCCATGATTATACCGATCATCAGCCCCCGCGCTTCAATTCTCCTGCTAGCTCTTATTTAAGCCGCCGTACTGCCGGTCGTGGTCGTAACAATCCATCCACCATCGACCCACTCGATCATCAATAGCTTCTCTAGCTTGTCCCTCTAGATCCTCAGCTCATCATCAGGTGCCattgctagctagctagctgccaaCAAGCTAGATGGGCAGCACCGCGGCGATGCTGCTCAGGTCCGTCGCCGTCCTCGCCCTCCTCGCCATGTCGGcgacaacggcggcggcgcagtaCTGGAACAGCGGGACGGCGACGTTCTACGGCGGCAGGGACGGTTCCGGGACGATGGGTACGTTACCTTCTATGTACGCAGCATTTGCATTGCAACAGCTGCGTACCTGACGATCGATACTACTCTGCCGCGTGCTTCATTCCTGCAGGCGGCGCGTGCGGGTACGACAACCTGTACAACCAGGGGTACGGGGTGCTGAACGCGGCGCTGAGCCAGGTGCTGTTCAACGACGGCGCGTCCTGCGGCCAGTGCTACAACATCAAGTGCGACACCGGCAAGTCCGGGTGGTGCAAGCCCGgctactccgtcaccgtcaccGCCACCAACCTGTGCCCGCCCAACTACGCCATCACCACCAACGGGGGAGGCTGGTGCAACCCGCCGCGCCCCCACTTCGACATGTCGCAGCCGGCGTGGGAGCAGATCGGCATCTACCGCGCCGGCATCATCCCCGTCCTCTACCAGCGGtacgcatatatatatatacggaCGCAATTGTGATCGATGaaacgccgccgccggccaccgccgcctctcGCAAAGGCTTACATGATCGATCACCATCTGGTGTAATAATGTGCAGGGTGCCGTGCACGAGGCAGGGAGGGGTGAGGTTCACCATCTCCGGCTTCAACTACTTCCAGCTGGTGCTCATCACCAACGTCGCCGGCAGCGGCTCCATCCGGTCCATGTCGGTGAAGGGCGCCAGCACCGGGTGGATCGCGATGACGCGGAACTGGGGCGCACTGTGGCAGTGCAGCTCGGCGCTCGTCGGCGAGCCGCTCTCCTTCGCGGTCACCTCCACCGGCGGCCAGACGCTGTACATGAACAACATCGCGCCGGCGTGGTGGACCTTCGGCATGACGTTCGCCAGCAACAACCAGTTTGCCTACTAATAGTTAGCTAGTTCACGACGCATAATTGCATGTGCATGTGCGTGTGCCTGGCCGATCTGGGATTAAATTAATTATAATACATCAGTTGACTTaatggtgtgtgtgtgtgtaatGCGTGGGTTGATCTGGGATTTTGATCTGTAATCGCATTCTGTCGATTTTGTTTCTACTACATACCTGCTGTACATGTACATCGATTTGTTATCtgttaatatatatatatatatatattattttttCCATTTTGATTTGGACCTGGGAATTTATCAGAACATTAAAAAAATCGACAAAATGCATTAGAAACTCAATTGACAGCGATTATTTCTTTTAAAATTACTTCCTTAGCATGCGATACACCAAAAAGTCAGAAACCTACCCAACCAATTAATAAACTCCAAAAGAATGGCCCGATGAGATGCTGATTATCAGTGATCATCTGACACTAGAAACAGAGAGAAGAGCAATTTTTAGTTCCATGGTACATATGGGTGGTTAATTTGAATTTCATTTTTTCGGGAGTGGGAATAACTGGTCTATATATAGGGTTTATCTCTTGATATGTAGctttaaatttaaaatgaatATAGGTTATTAGCTTATTAGTCAGTTGTTTTCACTAAAAAATGATTCCCTAGATCAAACAAAAGTGCATATTTCCTATCATTTGCACTAGCTTGTAGGAACCAGACCTATTatcaagcaaaaaaaaaaaaactgcagACCGATAGGGCAATCCAACTCTTGGCACAAGCAACAAGCTTACCATCCAACTCTGTATAAGGAAATATTTCTTGGTAACCATGTTAGGTCAAACGCTTTATTACTTCCCTAGTAAAGTAAAAGATAATGATTCTTTTGGAAGCTGCAATCAAGTTTGTAAATCCTTGTCTATACATTTGTTTATGCATGCTTACCTTCTACatatgatttttttttcaatAGATCTTTGGTGAAACTATTTTAATTTTTACAATTTAACGAGGCCATAGTAAATATATTTCTGTAGAAAAACTTAATGGTCAAAGCATTCTACCAATATCCAAAATATATTGCAGTTATGGTACATTTACAATGTATTTTGTCATACAAGGATAATGGTTTTTTGTTGACTCAGCAATAAATATCCATTAATTCATTTATACAGAATACATGTATATTTAAGACTCAAGTAACAAAATATTCAAAAACATTAGGAAAAAAATTATGAGAGAAATAAAATACATTAAGGTCGAAATTTGAAATTATACATGGCGCGCACCTCCTCTTGCAGTCGGGGCATCACCTAGGACAGATGCTAGTCAGGCGGTCACCAAGGATGCAATGGCAAGTTGAACCAGCTCCCGTAAAAAACCAGGAGCATGCACTCGCCATTCGACCGAACTGCAAGAAATGGCGGAGGAAACAAAGCGCTCTCCTGTTTGCAAGATTCAGTAGGCGAAGTTCAGGTTGTTGTTGGTGAAGGTCTGGCCGAA from Panicum hallii strain FIL2 chromosome 9, PHallii_v3.1, whole genome shotgun sequence includes:
- the LOC112877875 gene encoding expansin-A28-like, whose protein sequence is MGSTAAMLLRSVAVLALLAMSATTAAAQYWNSGTATFYGGRDGSGTMGGACGYDNLYNQGYGVLNAALSQVLFNDGASCGQCYNIKCDTGKSGWCKPGYSVTVTATNLCPPNYAITTNGGGWCNPPRPHFDMSQPAWEQIGIYRAGIIPVLYQRVPCTRQGGVRFTISGFNYFQLVLITNVAGSGSIRSMSVKGASTGWIAMTRNWGALWQCSSALVGEPLSFAVTSTGGQTLYMNNIAPAWWTFGMTFASNNQFAY